One Hydrogenophaga crassostreae genomic region harbors:
- a CDS encoding DUF427 domain-containing protein, with protein sequence MKATWKGTVIAESEDTVLVEGNHYFPESSLNQAVITFSNHRTSCPWKGEASYYSLLVEGELNPDAVWYYPDPKPEAENIRGHVAFWKGVKVAA encoded by the coding sequence ATGAAAGCCACCTGGAAAGGCACCGTAATCGCCGAAAGTGAAGACACCGTTCTGGTTGAGGGCAATCATTACTTCCCCGAGAGTTCGCTGAACCAGGCCGTGATCACCTTCAGCAACCACCGCACCAGCTGCCCCTGGAAGGGCGAAGCAAGTTATTACTCGCTGCTGGTTGAGGGCGAGCTCAACCCGGATGCCGTCTGGTACTACCCGGATCCAAAGCCCGAAGCTGAAAACATTCGCGGCCATGTTGCCTTCTGGAAGGGCGTCAAGGTCGCAGCCTGA
- a CDS encoding RNA recognition motif domain-containing protein, which yields MGKKLYVGNLSYSVNDNSLQQAFSEFGSVQSAKVMTDRDSGRSKGFGFVEMSSDAEAQAAIAGMNGQNFDGRDAVVNEARPMEPRTGGGGGGYGGGNRDRY from the coding sequence ATGGGCAAGAAACTTTACGTCGGCAACCTCTCCTACTCGGTGAACGACAACTCCCTGCAACAAGCATTCTCTGAATTTGGCTCGGTCCAGTCCGCCAAAGTCATGACCGACCGCGACAGCGGCCGCTCCAAAGGTTTCGGCTTTGTCGAAATGTCCAGCGACGCTGAAGCACAAGCTGCTATCGCCGGCATGAACGGCCAGAATTTTGATGGCCGCGACGCTGTCGTGAATGAAGCCCGTCCTATGGAGCCACGCACCGGTGGCGGCGGCGGCGGCTACGGCGGTGGCAACCGCGATCGTTACTAA
- a CDS encoding cupin domain-containing protein, giving the protein MALAHALSGDPINVQPMGDQLATQKTSAVFKSEQLELIRLVLMAGKSFPPHQVPGEITIQCIEGEIDVTVEGASNVLRPGEMMFLEGGVPHGVVAIKDSSALVTIVLCKA; this is encoded by the coding sequence ATGGCCTTAGCACACGCACTCTCCGGCGATCCCATCAACGTGCAACCGATGGGTGATCAACTTGCCACCCAGAAGACCTCCGCGGTCTTCAAGTCTGAACAACTGGAGTTGATTCGGCTGGTGCTCATGGCCGGCAAATCGTTTCCACCCCATCAGGTTCCGGGCGAAATCACCATTCAATGCATCGAAGGCGAAATCGATGTCACCGTAGAAGGTGCAAGCAACGTGCTGCGCCCGGGTGAAATGATGTTTCTGGAAGGCGGCGTGCCCCATGGCGTGGTGGCCATCAAGGATTCATCGGCGCTGGTGACCATCGTTTTGTGCAAAGCCTGA
- a CDS encoding Hsp70 family protein: protein MTPSTLGTLGIDFGTSNSAVSWANHGESAQLIPLEGDALNMPTAVFFNAEDQCTHFGRDAVSEYLSGTEGRMMRSLKSLLGSPLLLETTEVNGHAVSFLDIVAIFLAELRERASIELGDEPTRVVMGRPVHFVDDSPERDALAQNSLEEAAYRVGFEHVSFQLEPIAAALDYERRLQRESLVLVVDIGGGTSDFTVVRLGPEHMQKTNRNSDILATSGVHIGGTDFDQKLSLGQVMPLLGYRHLGPEGREVPHRVFLDLSTWHLIQWQYLPRALSQAQNLRTNYSDQKLHQRLMKVLHQREGHRIAYEVEQAKIRCSVNDAATSLDLSFLEAGLSAGMAPGDMQEHLAAQLARTVACARECVQRAGLTDSDLSAVYLTGGSSALLPFQRALQAAFPGVALVEGDLFGGVASGLAYSK, encoded by the coding sequence ATGACTCCTTCAACCCTTGGCACCCTCGGCATCGACTTTGGCACCTCCAACTCCGCCGTTTCCTGGGCCAACCACGGTGAAAGCGCGCAGCTGATCCCGCTTGAAGGCGATGCCCTCAACATGCCCACGGCGGTGTTTTTCAACGCCGAAGACCAGTGCACCCACTTTGGCCGCGACGCCGTAAGCGAGTACCTCAGCGGCACCGAAGGACGCATGATGCGCTCGCTCAAAAGCCTGTTGGGCAGCCCGTTGTTGCTGGAGACCACCGAGGTCAATGGCCATGCCGTGAGCTTTCTCGACATCGTGGCGATCTTTCTGGCCGAGTTGCGCGAGCGCGCCAGCATCGAGCTGGGCGACGAGCCCACGCGTGTGGTCATGGGGCGGCCGGTGCATTTTGTGGACGACAGTCCGGAGCGCGACGCGCTGGCGCAAAACTCACTGGAAGAGGCGGCCTACCGCGTTGGTTTTGAGCATGTGAGCTTCCAGCTCGAACCCATCGCGGCCGCGCTGGATTACGAGCGCCGCTTGCAGCGCGAGAGCCTGGTGCTGGTGGTGGACATCGGTGGCGGTACATCCGACTTCACGGTTGTGCGTCTGGGCCCCGAGCACATGCAAAAGACCAACCGCAACAGCGACATCCTCGCCACCAGCGGTGTGCACATCGGCGGCACGGACTTTGATCAGAAACTGAGCCTGGGTCAGGTGATGCCGCTGCTGGGCTACCGACACCTGGGCCCCGAAGGCAGGGAGGTGCCGCATCGGGTGTTTCTGGACCTGTCCACCTGGCACCTGATTCAGTGGCAATACCTGCCCCGCGCCCTGAGTCAGGCGCAGAACCTGCGCACCAACTACAGCGATCAGAAGCTGCACCAGCGGCTGATGAAGGTGTTGCACCAGCGCGAAGGACACCGCATTGCCTATGAAGTGGAGCAAGCCAAAATCCGCTGCTCGGTGAACGATGCGGCCACGTCGCTCGATCTGTCGTTCCTGGAAGCCGGGTTGAGTGCAGGCATGGCACCTGGCGACATGCAAGAGCATCTGGCCGCCCAACTGGCGCGCACGGTGGCCTGCGCCCGTGAATGCGTGCAGCGCGCCGGGCTGACCGACAGCGATCTCAGCGCGGTCTACCTCACCGGCGGCTCATCGGCCTTGCTGCCGTTTCAGCGCGCTTTGCAAGCTGCGTTCCCTGGCGTGGCGCTGGTGGAAGGTGATTTGTTCGGTGGAGTGGCGTCTGGACTGGCGTATTCGAAGTAG
- a CDS encoding NAD(P)H-binding protein, with protein MSKVDPSAAGEPLRVVMLGATGAVGRQALASLVHGARAVQVTTLGRRPVDLPDHSRLVQHQVDIHDPSSYADCLGGQQVAICTLGVGQPSQMSKAEFTRVDKDAVLMFANACRAAGVKHFELLSSVGVDARSRSFYLRTKGELQEALEALGFERLSLFQPSMILTPTNRYGWSQALTLVVWPKLDGLLRGRLKRFRGIGVEELGRAMAVNALNEGTGVETVQWSGFKRLASQDQIR; from the coding sequence GTGAGCAAGGTGGACCCCAGCGCTGCAGGAGAACCCCTGCGGGTGGTCATGTTGGGTGCGACCGGCGCTGTGGGGCGGCAGGCGTTGGCTTCGCTGGTACATGGTGCCAGGGCGGTGCAAGTGACCACGCTGGGCCGGCGGCCTGTGGACCTGCCTGACCATTCGCGTCTGGTGCAGCATCAGGTCGATATCCACGATCCATCCAGCTATGCCGATTGCCTTGGGGGCCAGCAGGTGGCCATTTGCACGCTGGGCGTGGGTCAGCCCTCCCAAATGAGCAAGGCCGAATTCACGCGGGTGGACAAAGACGCGGTGTTGATGTTCGCCAATGCTTGTCGCGCGGCGGGGGTCAAACACTTTGAACTGCTGAGTTCGGTGGGGGTGGATGCCCGCTCGCGCAGTTTTTACCTGCGTACCAAGGGCGAGCTTCAAGAGGCGCTGGAAGCCCTGGGTTTCGAGCGATTGAGCCTGTTTCAACCGTCCATGATCCTGACGCCGACCAACCGCTACGGCTGGAGCCAGGCGCTTACGCTTGTTGTTTGGCCCAAGCTGGACGGGTTGCTGCGCGGGCGCCTGAAGCGCTTTAGGGGCATAGGTGTTGAGGAACTGGGGCGCGCGATGGCGGTCAACGCCTTGAACGAGGGCACTGGCGTTGAGACGGTGCAATGGTCTGGTTTCAAGCGCCTGGCGAGCCAAGACCAGATACGCTGA
- a CDS encoding SDR family oxidoreductase, with translation MKTILITGASTGIGRATAARFQSAGWNVVATMRKPEDAGDLARLDRVRVLPLDVTDCDSIAAAVQATVTEFGSLDVLLNNAGYGLAGPLEAATPAQIERQFATNVYGPIYTMQACLPHFRTQKAGLIINLTSIGGRLALPFNSLYHGTKFGLEGISESLALELAPLGVQVKLVEPGGVRTDFAGRSLDFAKKDGLTAYDASLQGAMSVFMDPERGSDYSEPATIAETIFEAATDGKPQLRYLAGKDAVRMMENRAQMSDEAYRDWVVKEFRL, from the coding sequence ATGAAAACCATTTTGATCACAGGCGCCTCCACCGGCATCGGGCGCGCCACGGCCGCCCGCTTTCAGTCCGCTGGCTGGAACGTGGTGGCCACCATGCGCAAGCCCGAAGACGCGGGTGACCTGGCCCGGCTGGACCGCGTTCGCGTGTTGCCATTGGACGTGACCGACTGCGACAGCATTGCCGCCGCCGTGCAAGCCACTGTGACCGAGTTCGGCTCCCTAGACGTGTTGCTCAACAACGCGGGTTATGGCCTTGCCGGCCCGCTGGAAGCGGCCACACCAGCGCAGATCGAACGCCAGTTTGCCACCAACGTGTACGGCCCGATCTACACGATGCAGGCCTGCTTGCCGCATTTCCGCACGCAAAAGGCCGGTTTGATCATCAACCTGACTTCGATTGGTGGCCGCCTCGCGTTGCCTTTCAACTCGCTGTACCACGGCACCAAATTTGGCCTGGAAGGCATCTCGGAATCGCTGGCGCTGGAGCTCGCGCCCTTGGGCGTTCAGGTGAAGCTGGTGGAGCCGGGCGGCGTGCGCACCGATTTCGCAGGCCGATCGCTGGATTTTGCCAAGAAGGACGGTCTGACTGCCTACGACGCTTCGCTGCAAGGTGCCATGAGCGTGTTCATGGATCCAGAGCGTGGCTCCGACTATTCGGAGCCGGCGACCATCGCCGAAACCATCTTCGAAGCCGCCACCGATGGCAAGCCGCAACTGCGGTACCTGGCGGGCAAAGACGCTGTGCGCATGATGGAGAACCGTGCACAGATGTCCGACGAGGCCTACCGCGACTGGGTGGTCAAGGAATTCCGCCTGTGA
- a CDS encoding TetR/AcrR family transcriptional regulator, with protein sequence MKPKDDLKFEAIAQAAYACVLERGLRALTLGEIARAAGLATSTLYVYFPSKQALLDALYERAKTETFALLMEGDATDMPLKARVRRIWLNMLDARLQHPAQMVFMEQYASSAFMSEHNRALGARLAGVYNTLLEAGQRDETLKAVPLPLLIGSILGSVHEAARLIAARVLPDDEQTRATAFLLCWDALKA encoded by the coding sequence GTGAAACCCAAAGACGATCTCAAGTTCGAAGCCATCGCGCAGGCCGCCTATGCCTGTGTGCTGGAACGCGGCTTGCGCGCACTCACACTGGGCGAGATCGCCCGCGCTGCGGGCCTGGCCACCAGCACGCTGTATGTGTACTTCCCCTCCAAACAGGCCTTGCTCGATGCTTTGTACGAGCGCGCCAAGACCGAAACCTTTGCGCTGCTGATGGAAGGCGATGCCACCGACATGCCTCTCAAGGCCCGGGTGCGCCGCATCTGGCTGAACATGCTGGATGCTCGCCTGCAGCACCCGGCGCAGATGGTGTTCATGGAGCAATACGCCAGTTCGGCGTTCATGAGCGAACACAACCGTGCGCTGGGTGCGCGGTTGGCTGGTGTGTACAACACCCTGCTGGAAGCGGGGCAGCGCGATGAAACGTTGAAGGCCGTGCCTTTGCCTTTGCTGATCGGCAGCATTCTGGGTTCGGTCCATGAGGCCGCTCGCTTGATCGCCGCCCGGGTGTTGCCCGATGATGAGCAGACCCGAGCAACCGCTTTTTTGCTCTGCTGGGATGCCTTGAAAGCCTGA
- a CDS encoding PaaI family thioesterase → MPPQDKLLEQWLAEEARVLEQLHAGPGPGVARADQIAGKTGLEQMQAMLRGDIPYAAIAETLDFLVIGIGDGEATFQGTPGPNHFNPMGSVHGGWFATLLDSALGCAVHTKMPPGRGYTTAELSVNIVRALTPKVPRVRAIGRVIHCGRQLATAEAQLIGPDGTLYAHATTTCLVFELKHPPSSGATT, encoded by the coding sequence ATGCCTCCACAAGACAAGCTTCTTGAGCAATGGCTGGCCGAGGAGGCCCGCGTGCTGGAACAACTGCACGCCGGACCCGGGCCAGGCGTCGCTCGCGCCGACCAAATCGCGGGCAAAACCGGCCTGGAACAAATGCAGGCCATGTTGCGCGGAGACATACCCTACGCCGCCATCGCTGAAACACTGGACTTCCTGGTGATCGGGATCGGAGATGGCGAGGCCACCTTTCAGGGTACGCCAGGCCCGAACCACTTCAACCCCATGGGCTCGGTGCACGGCGGCTGGTTCGCCACCCTGCTCGACTCTGCGCTGGGCTGCGCGGTACACACCAAGATGCCTCCCGGGCGCGGCTACACCACGGCCGAACTGAGCGTCAACATCGTGCGCGCCCTGACGCCCAAGGTGCCTCGCGTGCGGGCCATTGGCCGGGTGATCCACTGCGGGCGCCAACTGGCCACTGCCGAGGCACAGCTCATCGGGCCAGATGGCACGCTCTACGCCCATGCCACCACCACCTGCCTGGTGTTTGAGTTGAAACACCCCCCTTCCAGCGGTGCCACGACATAA
- the gloA gene encoding lactoylglutathione lyase yields the protein MRLLHTMLRVGNLQRSIDFYTKVLGMQLLRTSENPEYKYSLAFLGFDGGNPGQAEIELTHNWDTEAYDMGTAYGHIALGVADAYAACDKIKAAGGNVTREAGPVKGGTTVIAFVTDPDGYKIELIQRESTTYDDRRQSDAKNIDPLRSA from the coding sequence ATGCGACTTCTCCACACCATGCTGCGCGTCGGCAATCTCCAGCGCTCCATTGACTTCTATACGAAAGTCCTGGGCATGCAATTGCTGCGCACCTCGGAAAACCCGGAATACAAATACTCGCTGGCCTTCCTGGGTTTCGACGGAGGCAACCCCGGTCAGGCTGAAATCGAGCTGACCCACAACTGGGATACCGAAGCCTATGACATGGGAACCGCCTACGGCCACATCGCTCTGGGCGTTGCCGATGCTTACGCCGCCTGCGACAAGATCAAAGCCGCAGGGGGCAACGTGACCCGCGAGGCGGGCCCCGTCAAAGGCGGCACCACCGTGATTGCCTTTGTGACCGATCCCGACGGCTACAAGATCGAATTAATACAAAGAGAATCAACTACTTACGACGACAGACGCCAGTCGGACGCCAAAAACATCGATCCGCTACGCAGTGCGTAG
- a CDS encoding restriction endonuclease — MPNIRSLDIKFLDDLFEMNGGYVLDFSDNSMARFFAEELNVDIYDDTYREHGTSKAKRLRCYLNKVDVPTSVKTLQTLWDYREGIRKHREREEWVPNAEGRFFSLLNRMQGKPDAAPAGEPPKAAFDLPKILALKQRLIDLSSMEPHPRGYAFEVWLRDAFNFYGLEAREPFRNKGEQIDGSFVLQGETYLLEAKWESAKTSAADLHAFQGKLEQKAAWARGLFVSNSGFTEDGLIAFGRGKRVVCMDGLDLFDALDRELPLNLAIDRKVRRAAETGLPFERIRDLFSR, encoded by the coding sequence ATGCCGAATATTCGATCGCTGGACATAAAGTTTCTCGACGACTTGTTCGAGATGAACGGCGGTTACGTCCTCGACTTCTCCGACAACAGCATGGCCCGGTTCTTCGCAGAAGAACTGAACGTCGACATCTACGACGATACCTACCGAGAACATGGCACCTCGAAGGCCAAACGACTTCGGTGCTACTTGAACAAGGTCGACGTGCCCACTTCGGTCAAGACGCTGCAGACCTTGTGGGACTACCGCGAGGGGATTCGGAAGCATCGCGAGCGCGAGGAGTGGGTCCCGAACGCGGAGGGGCGATTCTTCTCGCTTTTGAATCGCATGCAGGGCAAGCCCGATGCGGCTCCCGCTGGCGAGCCGCCCAAGGCCGCCTTCGACCTGCCGAAGATTCTCGCGTTGAAGCAACGGCTGATTGATCTCTCCTCGATGGAGCCGCACCCGCGAGGCTATGCGTTCGAGGTCTGGCTGCGCGACGCCTTCAACTTCTATGGGTTGGAGGCCCGCGAACCGTTTAGGAACAAGGGCGAGCAGATCGACGGCAGCTTCGTCTTGCAGGGCGAGACCTATCTGCTCGAAGCGAAGTGGGAATCGGCGAAGACCAGCGCTGCCGACCTTCATGCATTCCAAGGAAAGCTGGAGCAGAAGGCCGCGTGGGCACGAGGCCTGTTCGTCAGCAACAGCGGCTTTACCGAAGACGGCTTGATCGCCTTCGGACGCGGCAAGCGCGTCGTCTGCATGGACGGTCTCGATCTCTTCGACGCGCTTGACCGAGAACTGCCGCTCAACCTCGCGATCGACCGGAAGGTTCGACGTGCAGCGGAAACCGGCCTTCCATTCGAGAGGATTCGCGACCTCTTCTCGCGTTGA
- a CDS encoding nucleotidyl transferase AbiEii/AbiGii toxin family protein, translating to MNQTYLDTARLLTQVAPLVFVDDTFALKGGTAINLFVRDMPRLSVDLDLVFPDHTLPRDEALARINEAVRQAAERLKKRGLQVHAPAAAAGETKLLVRRGPVQVKIEVNFVMRGTVRPVRQASLTPTARDVLMADLVIPVVSLEDVYGGKLVAALDRQHPRDLFDVMQLFAHEGITPGIRRAFVVYLASSNRPVHEVLFPPLRDIRHDFVHNFQGMTAEPVPLDALLAARERLVREIQQGLDDDERRFLLSLVAGAPEWALLGIDQLEHLPGVRWKLHNLTQLQKTNAKKFAEQAALLAAQLNG from the coding sequence ATGAATCAGACCTATCTTGATACCGCGCGCCTGCTGACGCAGGTTGCACCACTGGTATTCGTGGACGACACGTTCGCGCTGAAGGGTGGAACCGCGATCAACCTCTTCGTGCGCGACATGCCGCGCCTGTCGGTGGATCTTGATCTGGTCTTTCCCGACCACACACTGCCACGTGACGAGGCGCTGGCGCGCATCAATGAGGCCGTCCGGCAAGCGGCCGAGCGCTTGAAGAAGCGAGGCTTGCAGGTGCACGCGCCGGCGGCAGCAGCGGGGGAGACCAAGCTGCTGGTGCGGCGCGGTCCCGTACAGGTCAAGATCGAGGTGAACTTCGTGATGCGGGGCACCGTGCGGCCGGTGCGCCAAGCCTCGCTCACGCCGACCGCGCGTGATGTGCTGATGGCCGACCTCGTGATCCCGGTGGTGTCGCTGGAGGACGTGTATGGCGGCAAGCTGGTGGCGGCATTGGACCGACAGCATCCGCGCGACCTGTTCGATGTGATGCAGCTCTTTGCGCACGAAGGCATCACGCCCGGAATCCGGCGTGCCTTCGTGGTCTACCTGGCCAGCAGCAACCGGCCGGTGCACGAGGTGCTGTTCCCACCGCTGCGCGACATCAGGCACGACTTTGTGCACAACTTCCAGGGCATGACGGCCGAGCCGGTGCCGTTGGACGCATTGCTCGCGGCACGCGAGCGCCTCGTGCGCGAGATCCAGCAGGGGCTCGATGATGACGAGCGCCGCTTCCTGTTGTCACTCGTCGCCGGCGCACCCGAGTGGGCGCTGTTGGGCATCGACCAGCTGGAGCATCTGCCGGGCGTGCGATGGAAGCTGCATAACCTGACGCAGTTGCAGAAGACGAATGCCAAGAAGTTTGCCGAGCAGGCAGCCCTGTTGGCCGCCCAGCTGAACGGCTAG
- a CDS encoding type IV toxin-antitoxin system AbiEi family antitoxin: MVTIRTSKLNALYTRLPPGMPLTSDDLAALGISADLAVHYVRAGWLARLSRGVFCRPNDTLALHPSLILLQRRLKGLHVGGKSALDWYGVRQYVAQQPVLQLYGWAAGRLPEWFTERFPAEYHRKRLFDEQPGALLHAGPFEKRSGAPQVSAPERALLELLSDVGVRQPLQEARELVESTYSLRADVLRELLQRCTSVKTVRLCLQLGREASLPWAAKLDPATLPTGSDRPWVSRSADGLLVLKR, from the coding sequence ATGGTTACGATTAGAACGAGCAAGCTAAATGCGCTCTATACCCGCCTGCCGCCGGGGATGCCGCTGACCTCGGACGACCTGGCGGCGCTGGGCATCTCTGCGGATCTGGCCGTGCACTATGTGCGCGCGGGCTGGCTCGCGCGCTTGTCGCGCGGGGTCTTCTGCCGACCCAACGACACCCTAGCGCTGCATCCGAGCCTGATCCTGCTGCAGCGTCGCCTCAAAGGCTTGCACGTAGGCGGCAAGTCGGCACTGGACTGGTACGGCGTGCGCCAGTATGTGGCGCAGCAGCCGGTGCTGCAGCTTTACGGCTGGGCGGCCGGGCGCCTGCCCGAATGGTTCACCGAGCGCTTTCCGGCCGAGTATCACCGCAAGCGGCTCTTCGATGAGCAGCCTGGCGCCTTGCTGCACGCCGGGCCGTTCGAGAAGCGTAGCGGAGCGCCGCAGGTATCGGCGCCGGAGCGCGCACTGCTGGAGTTGCTGAGCGACGTAGGCGTCCGCCAGCCGTTGCAGGAGGCGCGCGAGCTCGTGGAAAGCACCTACAGCCTGCGCGCCGACGTGCTGCGCGAACTGCTGCAGCGCTGCACGAGCGTGAAAACCGTGAGGCTGTGCCTGCAGCTCGGCCGCGAGGCATCGTTGCCCTGGGCAGCCAAGCTTGATCCGGCCACGCTACCGACGGGTAGCGACCGGCCCTGGGTGTCCCGATCGGCCGACGGCCTGCTGGTGCTTAAACGATGA
- a CDS encoding TIGR02677 family protein, with protein MDVFAAAKRQYRLQLRPDEVLAEANWSGSPPRLEEVSTALAQLAEWGNLESQPDTARVSSLNDFYRARFLYRLSHGGEAVEAGLTVFFQTLYRRAELQTVALEDITSRLLALRQLVDDTMSPDGPDVAKVHEVLRDLVRVFEDLAENAQAFMAGVARSLELQQADANAVITYKRRLIDYLERFMGDLVRRSEAIAQLIQHLSSRIDHIFLQIAEREATDAAPGDAQDQIDEKMRRWQGWRERWKGLQGWFLSTGAEPPQAELLRARARAAIPQLLGAIAAMNERRSGRSDRSADFRMLAQWFAACESESEAHRLARAAFALQPARHFSLNPLSEDDIPASTSWMDAPPLQISPRLREYGEAAPRGPLARVRDRSAERALMAQQLSEESRQVEAARQRLATGQPIKLSELGDLDTHAFGLFLSLLGEALAEQAHPDQIVERHTGDGLLHIRMKPLEVDSHARITTSSGVFSGRDHLLTISLTQEPM; from the coding sequence ATGGACGTTTTCGCCGCGGCCAAGCGGCAGTACCGCCTCCAGTTGCGGCCGGATGAGGTCCTCGCTGAAGCCAACTGGTCCGGTTCCCCCCCGCGCCTTGAAGAAGTGAGCACCGCCCTGGCCCAACTGGCCGAGTGGGGCAACCTCGAATCCCAGCCCGACACCGCGCGCGTATCGTCGCTGAACGACTTCTACCGTGCCCGGTTTCTCTATCGCCTGTCCCACGGAGGCGAGGCGGTGGAAGCCGGTCTGACAGTTTTTTTCCAGACCTTGTACCGTCGTGCGGAACTGCAGACCGTCGCCCTGGAGGACATCACCAGCCGCCTTCTGGCGTTGCGTCAACTGGTTGACGACACCATGTCACCCGATGGTCCTGACGTTGCCAAGGTGCATGAGGTGTTGCGCGACCTGGTCCGCGTATTTGAGGATCTGGCCGAAAACGCACAAGCCTTCATGGCCGGTGTGGCCCGCAGCCTGGAGCTGCAGCAGGCGGATGCGAATGCGGTCATCACCTACAAACGGCGCCTGATCGACTACCTAGAACGGTTCATGGGCGATCTGGTCCGCCGTTCCGAGGCCATTGCCCAGCTCATTCAACATCTCTCCTCGCGCATCGATCACATCTTTCTGCAGATTGCCGAGCGCGAGGCCACCGATGCGGCACCAGGTGATGCGCAAGATCAGATCGACGAAAAGATGCGGCGCTGGCAAGGCTGGCGAGAGCGATGGAAAGGACTTCAAGGCTGGTTCCTGTCAACGGGCGCGGAACCGCCTCAGGCGGAACTGCTGCGCGCCCGGGCACGGGCCGCGATCCCCCAGCTGCTGGGTGCCATAGCGGCCATGAACGAACGACGCAGCGGGCGCAGCGACCGTTCTGCAGACTTTCGGATGCTTGCCCAGTGGTTTGCAGCCTGCGAGTCCGAAAGCGAAGCACATCGTCTCGCGCGTGCAGCTTTTGCACTCCAGCCCGCCCGACATTTTTCGCTGAACCCGCTGTCTGAAGACGACATTCCCGCGAGCACCTCCTGGATGGATGCGCCACCTTTGCAGATCAGTCCGCGTTTGCGTGAATACGGCGAAGCAGCTCCCCGTGGCCCGTTGGCACGGGTGCGCGATCGCAGCGCTGAGCGGGCGTTGATGGCGCAACAGCTCTCAGAGGAATCCCGCCAGGTGGAGGCGGCACGGCAGCGCCTGGCCACTGGTCAACCGATCAAACTCTCTGAGCTGGGTGATCTGGATACGCACGCATTTGGCTTGTTCCTCAGCCTGCTGGGAGAGGCGCTGGCCGAACAGGCGCATCCGGATCAGATAGTGGAGCGCCATACCGGTGATGGACTGCTTCACATACGGATGAAGCCCCTGGAGGTGGACAGTCATGCCCGCATCACCACATCCAGCGGCGTGTTCTCGGGTCGCGATCACCTGCTCACGATCTCCCTGACCCAGGAGCCGATGTGA